The Pseudomonas iranensis genome includes a window with the following:
- a CDS encoding OsmC family protein, translating to MTVTVNTVSAEGFRHTVQIDDHELFADVPKTAGGEGTAPEPHDYFDAALGACKALTVKMYAKKKDIPLTGVGVEVKRDNSQEQKGKYALHVTLTLKGVLTDAQREELLRVADRCPIHKLMTTSEVSIETHAPQGFDSQ from the coding sequence ATGACTGTTACCGTCAATACCGTCTCCGCCGAAGGTTTTCGTCACACCGTCCAGATCGACGACCACGAATTGTTTGCCGATGTACCGAAAACCGCCGGGGGTGAAGGCACCGCGCCAGAGCCACACGATTACTTCGACGCTGCGCTGGGCGCCTGCAAAGCGCTGACTGTGAAAATGTATGCGAAGAAAAAAGACATCCCGCTGACCGGCGTAGGAGTCGAGGTAAAGCGCGACAACAGCCAGGAACAGAAAGGCAAATACGCCCTGCATGTCACCCTGACGCTCAAAGGCGTGCTGACTGACGCCCAGCGCGAGGAACTGCTGCGTGTGGCCGATCGCTGCCCGATTCACAAATTGATGACCACCAGCGAAGTCAGCATCGAAACTCACGCACCACAAGGCTTCGACAGCCAA
- a CDS encoding amidohydrolase family protein, translated as MPICRRLLVSLSRLSLACLLLFAGSASAREYTYSDAHLHYVDFFQESAGMQKLLTAMKDNSIEHVMISGIPVAKKWHEDEPKRPRYYAGDDADAYWYSATDVIIADAVEKLAPEQRQYFHPFLSGFNPNDKNSAAHIQRMLDLYPGLWQGIGEVFTRHDDLTALTSGDTPRANNEAMTRIYHLAAENDLPVMLHSNITSKREKNPLYLKEVEEPLRNHPHTRFIWAHAGTSAEIHRHQTQMPFLLPTLTRMLEAYPNLFIDLSWSMLTPYLLDEQGKPRAEWLALVEKYPERFMLGSDVVGRFNKLGQEMHSYKPFLDALPEAVARKVARDNFLAILPRNTGKPAAPR; from the coding sequence ATGCCCATCTGCCGGAGATTACTTGTGTCCTTGTCTCGTCTGAGTCTTGCCTGTCTGCTGCTGTTCGCTGGCAGCGCCAGTGCCCGCGAATACACCTACAGCGATGCGCACCTGCATTACGTGGATTTTTTCCAGGAAAGCGCCGGCATGCAGAAACTGCTCACGGCCATGAAGGACAATTCCATCGAGCACGTGATGATTTCCGGGATTCCCGTGGCGAAGAAATGGCATGAAGACGAACCCAAGCGCCCGCGCTATTACGCCGGTGATGACGCCGATGCCTATTGGTACAGCGCCACCGATGTGATCATTGCCGACGCGGTGGAAAAACTTGCGCCGGAGCAGCGCCAGTACTTTCATCCGTTCCTGTCCGGCTTCAATCCCAATGACAAGAATTCCGCCGCGCACATTCAGCGCATGCTCGACCTGTATCCGGGTTTGTGGCAGGGCATCGGCGAGGTGTTCACCCGGCACGATGACCTGACCGCGCTGACCTCCGGCGACACACCCCGGGCCAACAACGAGGCGATGACCAGGATCTATCACCTCGCCGCGGAAAACGACCTGCCGGTGATGCTGCATTCCAACATCACCTCCAAGCGTGAGAAAAATCCGTTGTACCTGAAAGAAGTCGAAGAGCCGCTGCGCAATCATCCGCATACGCGATTCATCTGGGCGCATGCCGGCACCAGCGCCGAGATCCATCGGCATCAGACCCAGATGCCGTTTCTCCTGCCAACCCTGACGCGCATGCTGGAGGCTTATCCGAATCTGTTTATCGACCTGTCGTGGAGCATGCTCACGCCGTATCTGCTGGACGAGCAGGGCAAGCCCCGCGCCGAATGGCTGGCGCTGGTGGAAAAGTATCCCGAGCGCTTCATGCTCGGCTCTGACGTGGTAGGACGGTTCAACAAGCTCGGTCAGGAAATGCACAGCTACAAGCCATTTCTCGATGCGCTGCCGGAAGCGGTGGCGCGCAAAGTCGCGCGGGATAACTTCCTGGCAATCTTGCCGCGCAATACAGGTAAACCCGCTGCTCCGCGCTGA